The following proteins come from a genomic window of Dreissena polymorpha isolate Duluth1 chromosome 1, UMN_Dpol_1.0, whole genome shotgun sequence:
- the LOC127843706 gene encoding LOW QUALITY PROTEIN: sec1 family domain-containing protein 1-like (The sequence of the model RefSeq protein was modified relative to this genomic sequence to represent the inferred CDS: deleted 1 base in 1 codon): MATSLREKQIVALKRMLNFNVNVSKSGNLEPQWKVLVYDRFGSDIISPLIGVKELRDLGVTLHLNLHSDRDAIPDVPAVYFVMPTEENIQRICRDLQNQQYESFYLNFISAIPRQRLEEIANAAIHANSVAQVSKVFDQYLNFISLEDDMFTLRHQDRDSISYYAINRGDVKDTEMDQIMDTIVDSLFSVFVTLGTVPIIRSPRGNAAEMVAEKLDKKLRENLRDARNSFFTTDNIQAGQFSFQRPLLVVLDRNLDIASMLHHTWTYQALSHDVLDLKLNRVEIEEVNEARSPTGPNAIKKKKSYDLNHTDRFWLSQKGNPFPEVAEAVQEELDAYRLKEDEVKNLKAAMGVEGEDETAISMLSDNTARLTSAVSSLPELLEKKRLIDMHTNIATALLEHIKSRKLDVYFETEEKLMSKAVHDNLMEIINDPDAGTPEDKLRLFLIALICGPTMNDSQIDQYCIALQAANCDVAAVQYISRWKSYTKMTAAPSQYGGGGTKTVNMFSKLMSHGSQFLMEGVKNLVIKKHNLPATRIVDALMEMKTMQEVEDFRYFDPKLLRGDSAIPRNKTAFQEAYVFVVGGGNYIEYQNLVDYAKGKSTTAPRRVVYGCSDLSSASQFLKQLSRLGSEM, translated from the exons ATGGCGACGTCGTTGAGAGAAAAACAAATTGTCGCACTAAAGCGAATGTTAAATTTCAATGTCAACGTCAGCAAATCGGGAAACTTGGAGCCACAGTGGAAGGTTCTTGTTTACGACCGTTTTGGTTCGGACATTATTTCACCTTTAATTGGCGTGAAAGAACTGAGAGATTTGGGAGTGACACTTCATTTGAATTTGCACTCTGACAGGGACGCCATTCCTGATGTGCCGGCGGTGTATTTTGTGATGCCTACGGAAGAAAACATCCAAAGAATCTGCCGAGATCTTCAGAATCAGCAGTACGAGAGCTTTTATCTAAATTTCATATCCGCCATTCCGCGACAACGGCTCGAAGAAATAGCTAATGCTGCCATACATGCAAACAGCGTTGCTCAAGTGTCAAAAGTATTCGATCAATACCTTAATTTCATTTCGCTTGAAGATGATATGTTCACTTTAAGGCACCAGGATCGAGATTCTATATCTTACTATGCAATAAATCGGGGAGATGTTAAAGATACTGAAATGGACCAAATAATGGACACAATCGTTGACAGTTTATTTTCTGTGTTTGTCACTCTCGGAACTGTTCCAATCATAAGAAGCCCACGTGGAAATGCAGCCGAAATGGTTGCTGAAAAGCTTGACAAAAAGCTAAGGGAAAACCTCCGAGATGCTCGAAATAGTTTTTTCACAACTGACAATATTCAAGCAGGACAGTTCAGTTTCCAGAGACCATTGCTTGTGGTATTGGATAGAAATTTGGACATAGCAAGCATGCTGCATCATACATGGACATACCAGGCATTGAGTCATGATGTCCTTGATTTAAAATTGAATAGAGTTGAAATAGAAGAAGTAAACGAAGCAAGGTCCCCAACTGGACCCAATGCCATC AAGAAGAAAAAATCTTATGACCTGAATCATACAGATCGTTTTTGGCTTTCCCAGAAGGGTAACCCATTTCCCGAAGTAGCTGAGGCAGTTCAGGAAGAGTTGGATGCTTACAGACTGAAAGAAGATGAAGTAAAAAACCTCAAGGCTGCTATGGGTGTGGAAGGAGAAGATGAGACAGCCATAAGTATGTTGTCAGACAACACTGCAAGACTGACATCGGCAGTTAGTTCACTGCCAGAGTTACTTGAGAAGAAAAGGCTTATAGACATGCATACAAACATTGCAACAGCTTTGCTTGAACATATTAAAAGCCGTAAGTTGGATGTGTACTTTGAGACAGAAGAGAAACTAATGAGCAAGGCAGTGCATGATAATCTGATGGAAATAATAAATGATCCTGATGCTGGAACACCTGAAGATAAACTGAGGCTGTTTCTTATAGCTTTAATATGTGGACCAACTATGAATGACTCGCAGATTGACCAGTACTGCATTGCTCTTCAGGCAGCAAATTGTGATGTAGCAGCTGTGCAGTATATAAGTAGATGGAAGTCATACACCAAAATGACAGCAGCTCCAAGTCAATATGGAGGAGGCGGAACAAAAACTGTGAACATGTTTTCAAAGTTAATGTCACACGGGTCTCAGTTTCTTATGGAAGGAGTAAAAAATCTGGTCATCAAGAAGCACAACCTTCCGGCCACCAGGATTGTTGATGCCCTGATGGAAATGAAAACAATGCAAGAAGTGGAAGATTTTAGATACTTTGATCCTAAACTTCTACGAGGTGACTCAGCTATACCACGTAACAAGACAGCTTTCCAAGAGGCGTACGTGTTTGTTGTTGGTGGTGGAAATTACATTGAATACCAGAACCTTGTAGACTATGCCAAAGGGAAATCCACCACTGCTCCAAGGCGGGTGGTATATGGGTGCAGTGACCTGTCCAGTGCCTCTCAGTTCCTGAAGCAATTGTCCAGACTTGGATCAGAGATGTAA